From the genome of Bacillota bacterium:
ATCCTGGCAGGGAGAAAGCGGGTGTCGCCGTGGTGTCTCGCGTCAGGGGGACGCTGGCAAAACTGGTTGTGCCAGCTTCTGGGTGCGCCGAGCGCGTCAGGGAGCTCGCTTGCCACCATGGGGCATCGGTGATCGTGATCGGGAACAGGACAGGCGCTCGGGAGATGGCCGCTCAGCTCGCTGACATGAGTGTTGTCCAGGTCGAAGAGGACAGGTCGTCCATGGAAGCACGTGCGCGATACCTGCACGACCACCCCGGCCGTGGGCTCGCAAGGCTTCTGCCCTTGGGGCTCAGGACTCCTGACGGCCCATATGATGACTATGTTGCGGAGATACTTGCAGCAAGATACTTCGAGACCCGGGAATCGGCAGGAATCAAGGGTGACACGAAGAATAAACATAAGCGGTAGGTTTTTGTCGGAGGGAGGTG
Proteins encoded in this window:
- a CDS encoding resolvase, whose amino-acid sequence is PGREKAGVAVVSRVRGTLAKLVVPASGCAERVRELACHHGASVIVIGNRTGAREMAAQLADMSVVQVEEDRSSMEARARYLHDHPGRGLARLLPLGLRTPDGPYDDYVAEILAARYFETRESAGIKGDTKNKHKR